From a region of the Tenggerimyces flavus genome:
- a CDS encoding extracellular solute-binding protein, whose protein sequence is MKLTKWHRRAVLGAAAALLVAACGGNGGSGGGGTGGDAGSGGAVTIDWWHIQNQEPMLGIWKAMAAEYQKQHTNVTIKITSLENEAFKARLTTVTQAGTPPDLFHTWGGGVLKQQTEAGLTKDITDDLADIADTFTPTALLPYQIDERTYGVPFDVGMVGFWYNKKLFAQAGVTQPPETWAEFLDVVRKLQAAGITPIALGGKEKWPGHFYWAYLAIRVAGVDALKQAESDGKFDAPEFVEAGARLKELVDLQPFQKGFLGAPFGSPDGQSAFVGNGKAAMELMGQWAPGEQRNSSANKKGLGEDLGFFPFPAVDGGKGTVTDVFGGGGGFAVGRDAPPEAADFLKFISSVENQRKAAAAGGLLPVVKGAEDAVKEPSQKMVVDQLAKATKFQLYLDQAYAPEVGQTVNDSVAALIAGQSSPEDVAKAITDAAQSAQ, encoded by the coding sequence ATGAAGCTGACGAAGTGGCATCGGAGGGCCGTCCTGGGCGCGGCGGCCGCCCTGCTCGTCGCCGCCTGCGGTGGGAACGGCGGAAGCGGCGGAGGCGGGACCGGCGGCGACGCGGGCAGCGGTGGAGCCGTCACCATCGACTGGTGGCACATCCAGAACCAGGAGCCGATGCTCGGCATCTGGAAGGCGATGGCGGCCGAGTATCAGAAGCAGCACACGAATGTGACGATCAAGATCACGTCGTTGGAGAACGAGGCGTTCAAGGCCAGGCTCACGACCGTCACCCAGGCCGGCACTCCGCCGGACCTCTTCCACACCTGGGGTGGCGGCGTGCTGAAGCAGCAGACCGAAGCCGGGCTCACCAAGGACATCACCGACGACCTCGCCGACATCGCCGACACGTTCACACCGACGGCCCTCCTGCCGTACCAGATCGACGAGCGGACGTACGGAGTTCCGTTCGATGTGGGAATGGTCGGCTTCTGGTACAACAAGAAGCTCTTCGCGCAGGCTGGAGTCACCCAGCCGCCGGAAACGTGGGCCGAGTTCCTCGATGTCGTACGCAAGCTCCAGGCCGCCGGCATCACGCCGATCGCCCTTGGTGGCAAGGAGAAATGGCCCGGGCACTTCTACTGGGCATACCTCGCGATCCGCGTCGCCGGTGTCGACGCTCTGAAGCAGGCGGAATCCGACGGCAAGTTCGACGCGCCGGAGTTCGTGGAGGCGGGCGCGCGCCTGAAGGAGCTCGTCGACCTGCAGCCGTTTCAGAAGGGCTTCCTCGGAGCGCCGTTCGGCTCCCCCGACGGCCAGTCGGCGTTCGTCGGCAACGGCAAGGCCGCGATGGAGCTGATGGGCCAGTGGGCTCCGGGCGAGCAGCGCAACTCTTCGGCGAACAAGAAGGGGCTCGGCGAGGACCTGGGCTTCTTCCCGTTCCCAGCGGTCGACGGTGGCAAGGGCACGGTGACCGACGTGTTCGGCGGTGGTGGCGGCTTCGCGGTCGGGCGGGACGCTCCGCCGGAGGCCGCGGACTTCCTGAAGTTCATCTCCAGTGTGGAGAACCAGCGCAAGGCGGCCGCGGCCGGCGGGCTGCTCCCCGTAGTGAAGGGCGCGGAGGACGCGGTCAAGGAGCCCAGCCAGAAGATGGTCGTCGACCAGCTGGCGAAGGCGACGAAGTTCCAGCTCTATCTGGACCAGGCGTACGCGCCCGAGGTCGGGCAGACCGTCAACGACAGCGTGGCAGCGCTGATCGCCGGCCAGTCCAGTCCCGAGGACGTGGCGAAGGCGATCACCGACGCGGCCCAGAGCGCGCAGTAG
- a CDS encoding carbohydrate ABC transporter permease, translating into MGVATLHSPAPPATDAPPRRRRRVPWLTIALFLLPALVLFSLLVLAPIGLASYTSLFKWNGYGGAPTDFVGLGNFVQALTSPIFLGDLGRHATLIALSLLVQLPLALAIAMVLNQKIRGRAFFRLLFFAPYVLSEVITAVLFSLFFSPNLGLANHLLGLVGLGELGQTWLADPKTVLYSLAFVMTWKYFGFHMILYLAGRQNIPNELMEAAAIDGGSPWQIFRYVTLPLLAPTIRISVFLSVLGTIELFDLVWVLTGGGPLHASETMAITMFESGFRRSQVGYASAISILMFVIALTFALLYQKFVMRRDLEGAMTGMRS; encoded by the coding sequence ATGGGTGTCGCAACGCTGCATAGTCCCGCGCCGCCGGCGACCGACGCGCCTCCGCGTCGCCGGCGGCGCGTCCCCTGGCTGACGATCGCGCTGTTTCTCCTTCCAGCGTTGGTGTTGTTCAGCCTGCTCGTCCTCGCGCCGATCGGTTTGGCCAGCTACACCAGCCTGTTCAAGTGGAACGGGTACGGCGGCGCGCCAACGGACTTCGTCGGGCTGGGCAACTTCGTCCAGGCACTGACCAGCCCGATCTTCCTCGGCGACCTGGGCCGGCACGCGACGTTGATCGCGCTCTCGCTGCTGGTCCAGCTTCCGCTGGCCCTCGCGATCGCGATGGTGCTGAACCAGAAGATCCGCGGACGCGCGTTCTTCCGGCTGCTGTTCTTCGCGCCGTACGTGCTGTCCGAGGTCATCACCGCGGTCCTGTTCAGCCTGTTCTTCTCGCCGAACCTCGGCCTCGCCAACCACCTGCTCGGCCTCGTGGGGTTGGGCGAGCTCGGCCAGACCTGGTTGGCCGATCCGAAGACCGTGCTCTACTCGCTCGCCTTCGTGATGACGTGGAAGTACTTCGGCTTCCACATGATCCTCTACCTCGCCGGGCGTCAGAACATCCCGAACGAGCTGATGGAAGCGGCCGCGATCGACGGCGGCAGCCCGTGGCAGATCTTCCGGTACGTGACGCTGCCGCTGCTCGCGCCGACGATCCGGATCAGCGTGTTCTTGTCGGTACTCGGCACGATCGAGCTCTTCGACCTGGTGTGGGTGCTGACCGGCGGTGGCCCGTTGCACGCTTCGGAGACGATGGCGATCACGATGTTCGAGTCGGGCTTCCGCCGTTCGCAGGTCGGGTACGCGAGCGCGATCAGCATCCTGATGTTCGTGATCGCGTTGACGTTCGCCCTGCTGTACCAGAAGTTCGTAATGCGGCGTGATCTCGAGGGAGCGATGACGGGGATGCGGTCATGA
- a CDS encoding carbohydrate ABC transporter permease: MRVARQVGLYAALLAITAFVVVPIGFAVLGGFKDNGQLSVNPFGLPEPWNFANYAEIIASSAFWRPLLNSTIIAVATTLLLVGVAALAAFVFARFAFRGRELIFMLFAVGLMFPFAVAILPLFVLLRELGLLNNPLGVILPQAAFGLPVTIIVLRTFFRAIPGELEEAATLDGCGPLGFFWRILLPMARPALATVSVLAIVASWNSFMLPLVVFNDPSWWTIPLGVRQFQGQYGQDTARILAYVVLAMVPALAFYAVAERQLIGGLTSGAAKG, from the coding sequence ATGAGAGTCGCGCGTCAAGTCGGCCTTTACGCCGCGCTGCTGGCGATCACGGCGTTCGTCGTGGTGCCGATCGGGTTCGCGGTCCTGGGCGGGTTCAAGGACAACGGGCAGTTGTCGGTCAACCCGTTCGGACTTCCAGAACCGTGGAACTTCGCCAACTACGCCGAGATCATCGCGTCGTCGGCGTTCTGGCGGCCGCTGTTGAACAGCACGATCATCGCGGTCGCGACCACATTGCTCCTGGTAGGAGTGGCGGCGCTGGCGGCGTTCGTATTCGCGCGGTTCGCGTTCCGCGGCCGCGAGCTGATCTTCATGCTGTTCGCGGTGGGCCTGATGTTCCCGTTCGCCGTGGCGATCCTGCCGCTGTTCGTGCTGCTGCGCGAGCTCGGGTTGCTGAACAACCCGCTCGGCGTGATCCTGCCGCAGGCCGCGTTCGGGCTGCCGGTGACGATCATCGTGCTGCGGACGTTCTTCCGCGCGATCCCCGGCGAGCTCGAGGAGGCGGCCACGTTGGACGGCTGCGGCCCGCTCGGCTTCTTCTGGCGCATCCTGCTGCCGATGGCCCGCCCCGCGCTGGCGACCGTTTCAGTGCTGGCGATCGTGGCGAGCTGGAACTCGTTCATGCTGCCGCTGGTGGTGTTCAACGATCCGAGCTGGTGGACGATCCCGTTGGGCGTACGGCAGTTCCAGGGCCAGTACGGCCAGGACACCGCGAGGATCCTCGCGTACGTCGTCCTCGCGATGGTCCCCGCGCTCGCGTTCTACGCGGTCGCCGAACGCCAGCTCATCGGCGGCCTCACCTCGGGAGCGGCGAAGGGCTAG
- a CDS encoding A/G-specific adenine glycosylase, producing the protein MPESSLHAPVLDWYATHQRDLPWRRPDASAWDVLVSEIMLQQTPVVRVLPAYVAWLARWPTPAAQAKDAPGEAVRQWGRLGYPRRALRLHAAAVAITARHDGVVPDEYEALLALPGVGEYTASAVASFAYRQRHPVLDTNVRRVLARVVAGVQYPPQSTTATERRTAVDLLPEDADTAATWGVAVMEIGAVVCSARSPRCDDCPIATLCAWRLAGRPAYDGPARRRQTYEGTDRQCRGRLLKVLREAPGPVRRSALEAVWPDAVQRERALDGLVADGLVDPLPNGRFALPG; encoded by the coding sequence ATGCCAGAATCGTCACTCCACGCACCCGTGCTCGACTGGTACGCGACCCACCAGCGCGACCTGCCGTGGCGCCGCCCGGACGCGTCGGCCTGGGACGTGCTGGTCAGCGAGATCATGCTGCAGCAGACGCCGGTCGTGCGCGTGTTGCCGGCGTACGTGGCGTGGCTGGCCCGCTGGCCGACGCCCGCCGCGCAGGCCAAGGACGCGCCCGGCGAGGCGGTCCGGCAGTGGGGTCGGCTCGGCTACCCCCGGCGCGCGCTGCGCCTGCACGCGGCGGCGGTGGCGATCACGGCGCGTCACGACGGGGTCGTGCCGGACGAGTACGAGGCGCTGCTGGCCCTGCCCGGAGTCGGCGAGTACACCGCCTCCGCCGTGGCGTCCTTCGCATACCGGCAGCGGCATCCCGTGCTCGACACCAACGTCCGCCGCGTGCTCGCGCGGGTCGTGGCCGGTGTGCAGTACCCGCCGCAGTCGACCACGGCGACCGAACGGCGGACCGCTGTCGACCTGCTGCCCGAGGACGCCGACACCGCCGCGACCTGGGGCGTCGCGGTGATGGAGATCGGCGCGGTCGTCTGCTCGGCGCGCTCCCCGCGCTGCGACGACTGCCCGATCGCGACGCTGTGCGCGTGGCGGTTGGCGGGGCGGCCGGCGTACGACGGACCGGCGCGGCGGAGGCAGACGTACGAGGGGACCGACCGGCAGTGCCGCGGCCGGCTGTTGAAGGTGCTGCGAGAAGCTCCCGGTCCCGTTCGCCGTTCTGCCCTGGAGGCGGTGTGGCCGGACGCCGTTCAACGCGAACGTGCGCTAGATGGGCTCGTCGCCGACGGCCTGGTCGACCCGTTGCCGAACGGACGCTTCGCCTTACCCGGTTAG
- a CDS encoding peptidoglycan-binding protein, whose translation MRRLALLCTAALLAVVVCMSATAQAAAAWPTVRQNDRGPNVQTVQYLVSAHGFATTADGIFGPNTATQVKAFQTSKGLTADGIVGPLTWGQLAITVQEGSTGDAVRGAQVQLAKHGYAVAVDGQYGTGTADAVRDFEGKHALPVNGVVEADTWRELTGNSGGNHSLPIPRASAPRSEYDDPHHDYPAIDLQVPTGTDVFAVTGGSAFPIGGTTSSCGLGVQVDGSDGAEYRYCHLSARAMSGRITVAAGAKLGDSGNTGNSTGPHLHLQIRFGGALRCPQAMLLAIYDGASVPTPGQLATSGCSN comes from the coding sequence ATGAGACGCCTCGCCTTGTTGTGTACCGCGGCCCTCCTGGCCGTCGTCGTGTGCATGTCCGCCACCGCGCAGGCCGCCGCGGCCTGGCCGACCGTCCGCCAGAACGACCGCGGGCCGAACGTTCAGACCGTGCAGTACCTGGTCAGCGCGCACGGGTTCGCGACCACCGCCGACGGCATCTTCGGGCCGAACACCGCCACCCAGGTGAAGGCGTTCCAGACGTCGAAGGGCCTGACCGCGGACGGGATCGTCGGGCCGCTGACGTGGGGGCAGCTCGCGATCACCGTTCAGGAGGGCAGCACCGGCGACGCCGTACGGGGCGCCCAGGTGCAACTCGCCAAGCACGGCTACGCGGTCGCCGTGGACGGGCAGTACGGGACGGGGACGGCGGACGCCGTACGCGACTTCGAGGGCAAGCACGCGCTGCCGGTCAACGGCGTCGTCGAGGCCGACACCTGGCGCGAGCTGACCGGCAACTCCGGCGGCAACCACTCGCTGCCGATCCCGCGCGCGTCCGCGCCGCGGAGCGAGTACGACGACCCGCACCACGACTACCCGGCGATCGACCTGCAGGTCCCGACCGGCACCGACGTGTTCGCCGTGACCGGCGGCTCGGCGTTCCCGATCGGCGGAACGACCAGCAGCTGCGGGCTCGGCGTGCAGGTCGACGGCTCGGACGGCGCGGAGTACCGGTACTGCCACCTGTCGGCGCGCGCGATGTCCGGCCGGATTACGGTCGCGGCGGGCGCGAAGCTCGGCGACAGCGGGAACACGGGCAACTCGACCGGGCCGCACCTGCACCTGCAGATCCGCTTCGGTGGCGCCCTGCGCTGCCCGCAGGCGATGCTGCTGGCGATCTACGACGGCGCCTCGGTGCCGACGCCGGGCCAGCTCGCCACGTCCGGCTGCTCGAACTGA
- a CDS encoding DUF402 domain-containing protein has translation MTFDPGASIARRDIHHDRVWSVWPCRVLSDTATRLVVARWPGAVGYGNKDWIRWLRTGDDTGRKSAIASLADNSWELAPWPWQWTTKVISHLPGKYFSVDVTIPVDGMPLSWYVNFERPFRRTAIGIDTLDLALDLVVAEDLTYAWKDLDEYDRARRLGIIDDTEHQQVEAAREEVVDLIEHGNGPFTDDWSEWRPSPEWKLPTLPDGALTVADMA, from the coding sequence GTGACCTTCGACCCTGGAGCTTCGATCGCCCGCCGCGACATCCACCACGACAGAGTCTGGTCCGTGTGGCCGTGCCGGGTCCTCTCCGACACGGCCACCCGGCTCGTGGTCGCCCGTTGGCCCGGCGCGGTCGGGTACGGGAACAAGGACTGGATCCGCTGGCTCAGGACCGGCGACGACACCGGACGGAAGTCCGCGATCGCCTCCCTCGCCGACAACAGCTGGGAACTCGCCCCCTGGCCGTGGCAGTGGACCACGAAGGTGATCTCGCACCTGCCCGGCAAGTACTTCAGCGTCGACGTGACCATTCCCGTCGACGGCATGCCGCTGAGCTGGTACGTGAACTTCGAGCGCCCGTTCCGGCGCACCGCGATCGGCATCGACACGCTCGACCTCGCACTGGACCTCGTAGTCGCCGAGGACCTGACGTATGCGTGGAAGGACCTCGACGAGTACGACCGGGCCCGCCGGCTCGGCATCATCGACGACACCGAGCACCAGCAGGTCGAGGCCGCCCGAGAGGAGGTCGTCGACCTGATCGAACATGGCAACGGCCCGTTCACCGACGACTGGAGCGAGTGGCGCCCGTCGCCCGAATGGAAACTCCCGACCCTGCCCGACGGCGCCCTGACCGTCGCAGACATGGCCTAG
- a CDS encoding antibiotic biosynthesis monooxygenase family protein: MIARMWIGWAPLATADDYQRHYEAEVASHLRQVAGFRGARLFRVEEAGEVRFTSITFFDSLDAVRGFAGSNYELAVVEDEAARVLSRWDERVTHHEVAVDLL, from the coding sequence ATGATCGCGAGGATGTGGATCGGCTGGGCCCCACTCGCCACGGCCGACGACTACCAACGCCACTACGAGGCGGAGGTGGCCAGCCACCTCCGCCAGGTCGCGGGCTTCCGCGGCGCCCGCCTCTTCCGGGTGGAGGAGGCGGGCGAGGTGCGGTTCACCTCGATCACGTTCTTCGACTCACTCGACGCCGTCCGTGGCTTCGCCGGCTCGAACTACGAGCTGGCCGTGGTCGAGGACGAGGCCGCGCGTGTCCTTTCCCGGTGGGACGAACGCGTCACCCACCACGAGGTCGCGGTCGACCTGCTCTAG
- a CDS encoding ATP-dependent Clp protease ATP-binding subunit, with translation MFERFTDRARRVVVLAQEEARMLSHNYIGTEHILLGLIHEGEGVAAKALESLGISLEAVRAQVEEIIGQGQQAPSGHIPFTPRAKKVLELSLREALQLGHNYIGTEHILLGLIREGEGVAAQVLVKLGADLGRVRQQVIQLLSGYQGKETASAGTGAAGESSPQGSLVLDQFGRNYTQGAREGKLDPVIGREKEIERVMQVLSRRTKNNPVLIGEPGVGKTAIVEGLAQQIVRGDVPETLKEKQIYSLDLGALVAGSRYRGDFEERLKKVLKEIRTRGDIILFIDELHTLVGAGAAEGAIDAASILKPMLARGELQTIGATTLDEYRKYLEKDAALERRFQPIRVEEPSIALTIEMLKGQRDRYEAHHRVTITDQALVAAAEMSERYISDRYLPDKAIDLIDEAGSRLRIRRMTAPPDLREFDERIANVRRDKEAAIDAQDFERAAGLRDEEKKLIAQKAEREKQWKAGDMDVVAEVDEELIAEVLSNATGIPVFRLTEEESQRLLKMEDELHRRYIGQEDAVHALAKSIRRTRAGLKDPKRPSGSFIFAGPSGVGKTHLSKILAEFLFGDEHSLIALDMSEYSEKHTVSRLFGSPPGYVGYDEGGQLTEKVRRKPFSVVLFDEIEKAHPEIFNSLLQILEEGRLTDAQGRVVDFKNTVIIMTTNLGTKDIAKGVNLGFTQSNDSTGSYDRMKVRVQEELKQHFRPEFLNRVDEIIVFPPFTREEILSIVDLNIAEVEERLKSKAMGIELTPAAKQLLADRGWDPVMGARPLRRTVQREIEDTLAEKLLFGELHAGQLVLVDIEGEGAKATFTFVGTTTAPVPELPPVSASASGSEPGQTAQEG, from the coding sequence ATGTTCGAGAGATTTACCGACCGAGCGAGGCGGGTTGTCGTCCTGGCCCAAGAAGAAGCCAGGATGCTCAGCCACAACTACATCGGCACCGAGCACATCCTGCTCGGGCTGATCCACGAAGGCGAAGGAGTGGCCGCGAAGGCGCTCGAGAGCCTGGGGATCTCGCTGGAAGCTGTTCGCGCCCAGGTGGAAGAGATCATCGGCCAGGGCCAGCAGGCCCCGTCCGGGCACATCCCGTTCACGCCGAGGGCCAAGAAGGTCCTCGAGCTGTCGCTGCGGGAAGCACTCCAGCTCGGCCACAACTACATCGGCACCGAGCACATCCTGCTCGGCCTCATCCGTGAGGGCGAGGGTGTGGCCGCCCAGGTGCTGGTCAAGCTCGGCGCCGACCTGGGCCGGGTGCGCCAGCAGGTCATCCAGCTGCTGTCGGGCTACCAGGGCAAGGAGACCGCCAGCGCCGGTACAGGCGCGGCCGGCGAGAGCTCGCCGCAGGGTTCCTTGGTGCTGGACCAGTTCGGCCGCAACTACACGCAGGGCGCCCGCGAGGGCAAGCTCGACCCGGTCATCGGGCGAGAGAAGGAAATCGAGCGGGTCATGCAGGTGCTGTCCCGCCGTACCAAGAACAACCCCGTGCTGATCGGCGAGCCGGGCGTCGGCAAGACCGCGATCGTGGAGGGTCTCGCGCAGCAGATCGTGCGCGGCGACGTTCCCGAGACGCTCAAGGAGAAGCAGATCTACAGCCTCGACCTGGGCGCGCTGGTGGCCGGGTCGCGGTACCGCGGTGACTTCGAGGAGCGCCTGAAGAAGGTGCTGAAGGAGATCCGTACCCGCGGCGACATCATCCTGTTCATCGACGAGCTGCACACGCTCGTCGGCGCTGGGGCGGCTGAGGGCGCCATCGACGCCGCGTCGATCCTCAAGCCGATGCTCGCCCGCGGTGAGCTGCAGACGATCGGTGCCACGACGCTCGACGAGTACCGCAAGTACCTCGAGAAGGACGCCGCGCTGGAGCGCCGTTTCCAGCCGATCCGGGTCGAGGAGCCGTCGATCGCGCTGACGATCGAGATGCTCAAGGGCCAGCGGGACCGGTACGAGGCGCACCACCGGGTCACGATCACCGACCAGGCGCTGGTGGCCGCGGCCGAGATGTCCGAACGGTACATCTCCGACCGGTATCTCCCGGACAAGGCGATCGACCTCATCGACGAGGCCGGCTCGCGGCTGCGGATCCGCCGCATGACCGCGCCGCCGGACCTGCGCGAGTTCGACGAGCGGATCGCCAACGTTCGCCGCGACAAGGAAGCCGCGATCGACGCCCAGGACTTCGAGCGTGCGGCCGGGCTGCGGGATGAGGAGAAGAAGCTCATCGCGCAGAAGGCCGAGCGCGAGAAGCAGTGGAAGGCCGGCGACATGGACGTCGTCGCCGAGGTCGACGAGGAGCTGATCGCGGAGGTGCTGTCGAACGCGACCGGCATCCCGGTGTTCCGGCTCACCGAAGAGGAGTCCCAGCGACTGCTCAAGATGGAAGACGAGCTGCACAGGCGCTACATCGGCCAGGAGGACGCGGTCCACGCGCTCGCCAAGTCGATCCGGCGTACGCGTGCGGGTCTGAAGGACCCGAAGCGCCCGTCCGGCTCGTTCATCTTCGCCGGCCCGTCCGGTGTCGGTAAGACGCACCTGTCGAAGATCCTCGCGGAGTTCCTGTTCGGCGACGAGCACTCGCTGATCGCGCTGGACATGTCGGAGTACTCCGAGAAGCACACGGTCTCCCGGCTGTTCGGCTCGCCTCCCGGCTACGTCGGGTACGACGAGGGCGGCCAGCTGACCGAGAAGGTGCGGCGCAAGCCGTTCTCGGTGGTCCTGTTCGACGAGATCGAGAAGGCGCACCCGGAGATCTTCAACTCGTTGCTCCAGATCCTCGAGGAAGGCCGGCTCACCGACGCTCAGGGTCGGGTGGTCGACTTCAAGAACACCGTGATCATCATGACCACGAACCTCGGGACCAAGGACATCGCGAAGGGTGTCAACCTCGGCTTCACGCAGTCGAACGACTCCACCGGGTCGTACGACCGGATGAAGGTCCGGGTCCAGGAGGAGCTCAAGCAGCACTTCCGGCCCGAGTTCCTCAACCGCGTCGACGAGATCATCGTCTTCCCGCCGTTCACGCGGGAGGAGATCCTCTCGATCGTCGACCTCAACATCGCCGAGGTCGAGGAGCGGCTCAAGAGCAAGGCCATGGGCATCGAGCTCACGCCGGCCGCCAAGCAGTTGCTGGCCGACCGTGGCTGGGACCCAGTCATGGGCGCCCGGCCGCTGCGCCGGACGGTCCAGCGCGAGATCGAGGACACGCTGGCCGAGAAGCTGCTGTTCGGCGAGCTCCACGCCGGCCAGTTGGTTCTGGTCGACATCGAGGGTGAGGGCGCCAAGGCGACGTTCACCTTCGTGGGGACCACCACGGCCCCCGTCCCCGAGCTCCCGCCGGTCAGCGCCTCGGCGTCCGGCAGCGAGCCCGGCCAGACGGCCCAGGAGGGCTAG
- a CDS encoding histone-like nucleoid-structuring protein Lsr2, with protein MATKTSVILIDDLDGSEAEESVKFTLDGVSYEIDLSGKNAQKLRNAFSQYVDSARRVGGRAARGRAPKAAARSGGSRKPETADIRAWAKGQGYDVSDRGRIPADVIEAYQSKGRR; from the coding sequence GTGGCGACTAAGACCAGTGTCATTCTTATCGACGACCTCGATGGTAGTGAGGCCGAGGAGAGTGTGAAGTTCACCCTTGACGGCGTCTCGTACGAGATCGACCTGTCGGGCAAGAACGCACAGAAGCTTCGCAATGCTTTTTCGCAGTACGTCGATTCCGCCCGCCGGGTCGGCGGCCGGGCCGCCCGAGGCCGGGCGCCGAAGGCCGCCGCTCGCAGCGGCGGGTCCCGCAAGCCCGAGACGGCCGACATCCGGGCCTGGGCCAAGGGGCAGGGCTACGACGTCAGCGACCGGGGCCGCATCCCGGCGGACGTGATCGAGGCGTACCAGAGCAAGGGCCGCCGCTGA
- the lysS gene encoding lysine--tRNA ligase, which yields MTDVSHDQPADSEDDLPEQMRVRREKRARLLERGVDPYPVSVPATHTLAELRGSYDALPADHQTGDTATITGRVIFLRNTGKLCFARLRDGDGTELQAMIGVDRVGADELAEWKSIVDIGDHIGVTGEVITSRRGELSIAATRWFMVSKALRPLPVAHKALSEEARVRQRYADLIVRPEARQLLEARSAVVRSIRETFAQLSFVEVETPLLQPIHGGAAARPFVTKVNAYDRDFYLRIAIELYLKRLIVGGVHRVFEIGRNFRNEGIDSTHSPEFTMLEAYQAFADYHTMADLIRTLVLDAANVLGNTVVPDGRGGEIDLAAEWRWLPIHEAVSQAVGEEVTPDTTETALQGYANRLQVELQPGWTAGEIVLELFEKLVEHTLLQPTFVVDYPADVRPLARPHRKDPRLGEAFDLVAAGVELGVAYSELVDPVEQRDRLVEQSVRAAGGDPEAMQLDEDFLRALEYGMPPTGGMGMGIDRLVMLLTGVRSIRDTILFPLLKPESSV from the coding sequence ATGACCGACGTCAGTCACGATCAGCCGGCAGATTCCGAGGACGACCTCCCCGAACAGATGCGTGTTCGCCGGGAGAAGCGGGCTCGGCTGCTCGAGCGCGGCGTCGATCCCTATCCGGTCTCCGTGCCGGCCACCCACACGTTGGCCGAACTCCGCGGCTCTTACGACGCGTTACCGGCCGATCACCAAACCGGCGATACGGCGACAATCACCGGTCGGGTCATCTTTCTCCGGAACACCGGGAAACTGTGTTTCGCACGGCTTCGCGACGGCGACGGCACCGAGCTGCAGGCGATGATCGGCGTGGACCGAGTCGGCGCGGACGAGCTCGCGGAATGGAAGTCGATCGTCGACATCGGCGACCACATCGGCGTCACCGGTGAGGTCATCACGAGCCGTCGCGGCGAATTGAGCATCGCGGCGACGCGCTGGTTCATGGTGTCCAAAGCGCTTCGCCCATTGCCGGTCGCGCACAAGGCACTTTCCGAAGAGGCCCGCGTTCGGCAGCGTTACGCCGACCTGATCGTCCGGCCGGAGGCGCGCCAGCTGCTGGAGGCGCGGTCGGCCGTCGTCCGTTCGATCCGCGAGACGTTCGCCCAACTGAGCTTCGTGGAGGTGGAGACGCCGCTGCTGCAGCCGATCCACGGTGGAGCGGCCGCTCGTCCGTTCGTGACGAAGGTGAACGCGTACGACCGCGATTTCTATCTGCGCATCGCGATCGAGCTGTACCTGAAGCGGCTGATCGTCGGCGGAGTGCACCGAGTTTTCGAGATTGGGCGGAATTTCCGCAACGAGGGCATCGACTCGACGCACTCGCCCGAGTTCACGATGCTCGAGGCGTACCAGGCCTTTGCCGACTATCACACGATGGCTGACCTGATCCGGACGTTGGTGTTGGACGCCGCGAACGTGTTGGGAAACACGGTCGTTCCGGACGGCCGTGGAGGAGAGATCGACCTCGCGGCCGAGTGGCGTTGGCTGCCTATCCACGAAGCCGTTTCGCAAGCCGTTGGCGAGGAAGTGACTCCGGACACCACCGAAACGGCGCTGCAGGGTTACGCCAACCGACTTCAGGTGGAACTGCAGCCGGGCTGGACCGCTGGCGAAATCGTTTTGGAACTGTTCGAAAAGCTCGTGGAGCACACCCTGCTCCAACCGACGTTCGTCGTCGACTATCCGGCCGATGTACGCCCGCTCGCCCGGCCGCATCGCAAGGACCCGCGGTTGGGCGAGGCATTCGACCTCGTTGCCGCCGGCGTCGAGTTGGGCGTCGCCTATTCCGAGCTCGTGGATCCCGTCGAGCAACGAGACCGGCTGGTGGAACAATCCGTTCGCGCCGCCGGTGGCGATCCCGAAGCCATGCAGTTGGACGAGGATTTCCTCCGCGCTCTCGAATACGGCATGCCGCCCACGGGTGGGATGGGTATGGGAATCGACCGGCTGGTGATGTTGCTCACTGGCGTTCGCAGCATTCGCGACACGATCCTCTTCCCGCTGCTGAAGCCGGAGTCGTCGGTTTAA